Proteins encoded within one genomic window of Hahella chejuensis KCTC 2396:
- a CDS encoding DUF2288 domain-containing protein — MTEINSAGEPLSPADELRAKLVSDTARINWRELERFYAKGQVVLVSAELDLIETAAAVAQDDKQKVEAWIKSGELGGVMAETAQRWHDESYELWAVVVAPWVLVQDKSV, encoded by the coding sequence ATGACAGAGATTAATAGCGCTGGTGAACCCTTGTCTCCGGCTGATGAGCTGCGCGCTAAGCTGGTGTCTGATACAGCGAGAATTAATTGGCGTGAGTTGGAGCGTTTTTATGCAAAGGGCCAGGTCGTATTGGTGTCCGCAGAGCTTGATCTGATAGAAACGGCTGCAGCGGTGGCGCAGGATGACAAACAAAAAGTGGAAGCCTGGATTAAATCCGGCGAGCTGGGGGGCGTCATGGCTGAGACCGCGCAGCGCTGGCATGATGAAAGCTATGAACTGTGGGCGGTTGTTGTGGCGCCTTGGGTGCTGGTGCAAGATAAGTCCGTCTGA
- a CDS encoding alanyl-tRNA editing protein: MMTQELFREDAYAKECIAKVVAIKENSVLLDRTIFYPLGGGQPGDTGEFENQSARVWKVTDTRKDPDGEGILHILDRSEGLEEGMELALRIDWERRYAHMRMHTCLHLLCSLIEAPVTGGNISVDKGRLDFYLDYSPDKDGLESRINALVAAGHPVSYRWITDEELDAQPELVRTLSVQPPKGAGKVRLVSVDGVDLQPCGGTHVKNTAEIGPVLIGKIENKGKGNRRVNLSLASV; this comes from the coding sequence ATGATGACGCAGGAGCTGTTCAGAGAAGACGCATACGCCAAAGAGTGTATCGCCAAGGTAGTTGCAATCAAGGAAAACTCAGTTCTACTAGACCGAACGATATTTTATCCGTTGGGAGGAGGGCAACCCGGCGATACAGGGGAATTTGAAAATCAGAGTGCTCGCGTCTGGAAAGTAACAGACACCCGTAAAGATCCAGATGGCGAGGGGATTTTGCATATACTGGATAGATCGGAAGGCTTGGAGGAGGGAATGGAGCTGGCGTTGCGGATTGATTGGGAGCGTCGCTATGCGCACATGCGGATGCATACCTGCCTGCACTTGCTGTGTTCCTTGATCGAAGCGCCTGTAACTGGCGGCAATATATCTGTGGACAAAGGTCGCCTGGACTTCTATCTGGACTATTCCCCTGACAAGGACGGTTTGGAAAGCCGAATAAACGCTTTGGTCGCTGCGGGACATCCTGTCAGTTATCGTTGGATTACCGATGAGGAGTTGGACGCTCAGCCAGAGCTGGTCAGAACCTTGTCCGTGCAGCCGCCAAAGGGCGCAGGCAAAGTAAGGTTGGTGAGCGTGGATGGCGTCGACTTGCAACCTTGCGGCGGCACTCATGTAAAGAACACCGCTGAAATTGGCCCTGTTTTGATAGGGAAAATTGAAAATAAAGGCAAAGGCAATCGTCGGGTAAATTTATCATTGGCGAGCGTGTGA
- a CDS encoding 3'-5' exonuclease yields the protein MTLDQLTDFFSMDADVKALARWSPPSPGQALEDIRWVAADVETTGLNIKKDVVIAIGAVEINDLSICLEQSFELLIDADTHLESDNILIHGLSQQTLSQGAHPKEAIHSFLSYAHGAALLAFHAPFDKAMLEKEARTHLGVSSRLPFYDVAEWLKALCPEAPSHLRSLDDWSHYFGLYNDQRHHAACDAMAAAELALICLQKARSLGVTTWKGLQDKIAARMKLEKMRAH from the coding sequence ATGACCCTGGATCAATTAACGGACTTTTTTTCCATGGACGCCGACGTCAAGGCTCTCGCCCGTTGGTCGCCGCCTTCGCCGGGGCAAGCGCTCGAAGATATACGCTGGGTGGCTGCGGATGTGGAGACAACCGGCCTTAACATCAAAAAAGATGTGGTTATCGCTATCGGCGCGGTGGAAATCAATGATTTGAGCATCTGCCTGGAACAGTCATTCGAGCTGCTCATCGACGCAGACACGCATTTGGAAAGCGACAACATCCTGATCCACGGACTGTCGCAGCAAACCCTCAGTCAGGGCGCGCACCCCAAAGAGGCGATTCATTCCTTTCTCAGCTACGCCCACGGCGCCGCTCTGCTCGCCTTCCATGCTCCTTTCGACAAGGCCATGCTGGAAAAAGAAGCCCGTACGCATCTGGGCGTCAGCAGCCGCCTGCCATTCTATGACGTGGCGGAGTGGTTGAAAGCGTTATGCCCGGAAGCGCCCTCTCATTTACGCAGTCTGGATGACTGGTCTCACTATTTCGGCCTCTATAACGATCAACGTCATCATGCCGCCTGCGACGCCATGGCCGCCGCTGAACTGGCGTTAATCTGCCTGCAAAAAGCCCGTAGTCTAGGAGTGACGACCTGGAAAGGACTGCAGGATAAAATCGCCGCGCGGATGAAACTGGAAAAAATGCGCGCTCATTGA
- a CDS encoding PilZ domain-containing protein → MSREKRSSPRVKANFRVELSSPQLGIIETRTRDVSDGGAFVIIAEETTPELHMKVQIRVLGLPGEPGQTVESEVVRIENEGVGLRFIPKD, encoded by the coding sequence ATGAGCAGAGAAAAGCGTTCCTCCCCCCGCGTCAAAGCTAACTTCCGGGTTGAGCTATCCAGTCCGCAATTGGGCATCATTGAAACCCGGACCCGAGATGTTTCCGATGGCGGCGCCTTTGTCATCATCGCCGAAGAAACAACGCCGGAGTTGCATATGAAGGTGCAGATTCGCGTACTGGGTCTGCCCGGCGAGCCTGGTCAGACAGTAGAAAGCGAAGTGGTGAGAATTGAAAATGAAGGGGTAGGACTGCGCTTCATTCCGAAAGACTGA
- the rapA gene encoding RNA polymerase-associated protein RapA, with protein MSKLSTPNFVIGQRWISNTEPELGLGIITENDNRRITISFPAATEQRTYSAANAPLSRVQYQVGDNVSDNDEKKYTVAGVIEQQGYLIYEALDEKGRKVDLPELELSSFVHFVSPKDRLFSGQVDKLSSYLLRQETLGYQTRQQATQGYGLMGARVQLLPHQMYIANEVAHRHAPRVLLADEVGLGKTIEAGLILHHQLLSGRAQRVLIVVPESLLHQWLVEMLRRFNLQFSILDNERCEALTESGEENPFECSQLVLCSLNFITDNDQWREHALNAQWDMLVVDEAHHLEWSPEQQSPAYSHIEALAQKAPGLLLLTATPEQLGLESHFARLRLLDPARYHDLERFREEESQYQPVNDLVKELLGESGPTRLLDSQDLQAKLADYLGQDAVDKLLAELNQFAVDADEDSREEALHRVERAVRKLLDQHGVGRVLFRNTRSAIKGFPQRILHLHPLPQPEELATLSASASLEQRLHPERLLGAEWVKTDSRVEWLAQWLKQNRQEKVLVICAHAETALDLEDFLRLRGGYRTAVFHEGLSLLERDRAGAYFADDEYGAQALICSEIGSEGRNFQFARHLVLFDLPQNPDLLEQRIGRLDRIGQRHDVNIHVPFFENSAQERLLRWHNEGINAFSRPCPAGAAIYQRFAVRLESELEQTDDRDEFNQLIADTHQFTEETLQALQQGRDPLLELNSCDPLKANDLVEQIVEDERRKELEDYIERVFSQYGVDQEQHSERAYIFRPGDHMQCSHFPGLPEDGVTATFHRDLALSRDDMQFLTWEHPIVTGALDMILCGEFGNTGLCTIKLPPLQPGALMVETIFRLNCPAPKALQLYRFLPKEPVRLLIDSSGKELGQILTAAHLQQLGENVPKRTAQDLVRHARAQIEPLITKAEKTAAAQKSELVERSIATMLESQQTEIERLKALAEVNPNIRQDEIDFLIQQTETLEKYLKGAQLTLDAVRVVIAT; from the coding sequence ATGAGTAAATTGAGTACCCCGAATTTTGTGATCGGCCAGCGTTGGATCAGTAACACTGAGCCCGAGCTAGGCCTCGGCATCATCACCGAAAACGATAATCGCAGAATCACCATCAGCTTTCCCGCCGCCACCGAGCAGCGCACCTATTCCGCCGCCAACGCGCCCTTGAGCCGCGTGCAGTATCAGGTAGGCGATAATGTCAGCGATAACGACGAGAAGAAATACACCGTAGCCGGAGTGATTGAACAACAAGGCTATCTGATCTATGAGGCGCTTGATGAAAAAGGCCGTAAAGTCGATTTGCCGGAGTTGGAGTTAAGCAGCTTCGTCCACTTCGTCAGTCCGAAAGATCGTCTGTTTTCCGGGCAGGTCGACAAACTCAGCAGCTATCTCCTGCGTCAGGAAACCCTCGGTTATCAGACCCGCCAACAGGCGACTCAGGGTTATGGTCTGATGGGCGCGCGGGTGCAACTTCTGCCCCACCAGATGTACATCGCCAACGAAGTGGCGCACCGTCACGCTCCCAGAGTGTTGTTGGCGGATGAAGTCGGCCTGGGTAAAACCATTGAAGCGGGCCTGATCCTGCATCATCAGTTGCTGAGCGGTCGCGCCCAGCGCGTGCTGATCGTAGTGCCGGAGAGCCTGCTGCACCAGTGGCTGGTGGAGATGCTGCGACGCTTCAATCTGCAGTTCAGCATCCTCGACAATGAGCGCTGCGAAGCGCTGACCGAGTCCGGCGAAGAGAACCCGTTTGAATGCTCCCAGTTGGTGCTCTGCAGCCTGAACTTTATCACTGACAACGATCAGTGGCGCGAACACGCTCTCAACGCCCAGTGGGACATGCTGGTCGTGGATGAAGCGCATCACCTTGAGTGGTCGCCCGAGCAGCAAAGCCCCGCCTACAGCCATATAGAAGCGCTGGCGCAAAAGGCCCCCGGTCTGTTGCTGCTGACCGCGACGCCGGAGCAGTTGGGTCTGGAAAGCCACTTCGCGCGCCTGCGTCTGCTGGACCCGGCCCGTTACCATGACCTGGAGCGCTTCCGCGAAGAAGAAAGCCAATATCAGCCCGTCAATGATCTGGTCAAAGAGCTGCTGGGAGAAAGCGGTCCGACGCGACTGCTGGATTCTCAGGACCTGCAGGCGAAACTGGCGGACTATCTGGGACAGGACGCCGTAGACAAGTTGCTTGCCGAGTTAAACCAATTCGCCGTCGACGCCGACGAGGACAGTCGGGAAGAAGCCCTGCATCGGGTCGAGCGCGCCGTGCGCAAGCTGTTAGACCAACATGGCGTTGGCCGCGTGCTGTTCCGCAACACCCGCTCCGCCATCAAGGGATTCCCACAGCGCATTCTGCACTTACATCCACTACCCCAGCCGGAAGAACTGGCCACGCTGTCCGCCTCCGCCAGTCTGGAGCAGCGACTGCATCCTGAACGCTTGTTGGGCGCCGAATGGGTTAAAACCGATTCTCGTGTGGAGTGGCTGGCTCAGTGGCTGAAACAGAATCGTCAGGAAAAAGTATTGGTCATCTGCGCTCACGCGGAGACCGCCCTGGACTTGGAAGACTTCCTGCGTCTACGCGGGGGCTACCGCACCGCAGTATTCCATGAAGGATTGTCTCTGCTGGAGCGTGATCGCGCCGGCGCTTATTTCGCGGACGATGAATACGGCGCTCAGGCGCTGATCTGTTCAGAAATCGGCAGTGAAGGACGCAACTTCCAGTTCGCCAGACACTTGGTGCTATTCGACTTGCCGCAAAATCCGGACTTACTGGAACAGCGTATTGGTCGACTGGACCGTATCGGGCAGCGCCATGACGTGAATATTCACGTTCCATTCTTCGAAAACTCCGCTCAGGAACGCCTGCTGCGTTGGCACAACGAGGGCATCAACGCTTTCAGTCGCCCCTGCCCCGCTGGCGCGGCGATATACCAGCGCTTTGCCGTGCGCCTGGAAAGCGAGCTGGAGCAGACAGATGACCGGGATGAATTCAATCAATTGATCGCAGACACGCATCAGTTCACGGAAGAAACGCTGCAGGCGTTGCAACAGGGGCGCGACCCACTGCTGGAGCTTAACTCCTGCGACCCGCTGAAAGCGAATGACCTGGTTGAGCAGATTGTAGAAGACGAGCGCCGCAAAGAGCTAGAAGACTACATCGAGCGTGTATTCAGCCAATATGGCGTGGATCAGGAGCAACATAGCGAACGCGCCTATATCTTCCGCCCCGGCGATCATATGCAGTGCAGTCACTTCCCCGGGCTGCCGGAAGACGGCGTCACCGCCACTTTCCATCGCGATCTGGCGTTAAGCCGCGACGATATGCAGTTCCTTACCTGGGAGCACCCAATCGTAACTGGCGCCCTGGATATGATCCTTTGCGGCGAGTTCGGCAACACCGGGCTGTGCACCATCAAACTGCCGCCGTTGCAACCCGGCGCATTGATGGTGGAGACCATTTTCCGCCTCAACTGCCCAGCCCCCAAGGCGTTACAGCTTTACCGCTTCCTGCCGAAAGAGCCGGTGCGTCTGCTGATCGACAGCAGCGGCAAAGAGCTGGGCCAAATCCTGACCGCCGCCCATTTGCAACAGCTGGGGGAAAATGTGCCCAAGCGCACCGCTCAGGATCTGGTGCGTCACGCCCGTGCGCAAATTGAACCACTTATCACCAAAGCGGAAAAAACCGCCGCAGCGCAAAAAAGCGAGTTGGTGGAGCGTTCTATCGCCACGATGCTGGAATCCCAGCAGACGGAAATCGAGCGTTTGAAAGCGCTGGCGGAGGTGAATCCGAATATCCGTCAGGATGAGATTGATTTCCTCATTCAGCAAACGGAAACTCTGGAGAAATACTTGAAGGGAGCGCAGCTGACGCTGGACGCCGTGCGCGTAGTGATCGCCACCTAA
- a CDS encoding iron-containing alcohol dehydrogenase, which translates to MSKGYYEFFCPVKVIAGEAALEHIPFELSALGVSNPLMITDKGVRGAGLSDYVITACSEGGVEMASIFDDVPPDSSTEVVRSIAAVYREQGADSIIAVGGGSVIDTAKAINILVSEGGDNLAKYSGAGMLKRPLKPFFVIPTTAGTGSEVTSVAVIADRKKGVKLPFGSPFLLPNAAIIDPRMTLTLPAHITAATAMDALTHAVEAYTCMAKNPLSDAYAFSAVKKISEHLLEVMDNPKDPQGRLELAQASTMAGIAFSNSMVGLVHALGHALGVICHLPHGMCMSLFLPYVLEYNLRKGKIREPLAELLLPLAGARVYANTPPEQRARRAVAAIRELRDELFERCKLPRTLKETGKVSLDLLPKIADVAMDDGSIIFNPAEADFEEVLEVLKSAWDDM; encoded by the coding sequence ATGAGCAAAGGGTATTACGAATTTTTTTGCCCGGTCAAAGTGATCGCAGGCGAAGCTGCGCTGGAGCATATTCCTTTTGAGCTCAGCGCATTGGGCGTATCGAATCCGTTGATGATTACCGACAAAGGCGTGCGTGGCGCGGGGCTGTCGGATTATGTGATTACCGCTTGCAGTGAGGGCGGTGTAGAAATGGCGTCCATTTTTGACGATGTGCCGCCGGACTCGTCGACCGAGGTGGTGCGCAGTATCGCCGCCGTGTATCGCGAGCAGGGGGCTGACTCTATAATCGCTGTGGGCGGCGGATCGGTGATCGACACTGCGAAAGCCATCAACATTCTGGTTTCCGAAGGGGGCGACAATCTGGCCAAGTACTCTGGCGCCGGCATGCTGAAGCGTCCGCTCAAACCCTTTTTCGTCATACCCACCACGGCGGGGACGGGCTCGGAAGTCACTTCGGTGGCGGTGATCGCTGATCGGAAAAAAGGCGTTAAGCTGCCGTTCGGCTCCCCCTTTCTGCTGCCCAATGCAGCGATTATCGATCCGCGTATGACGCTGACATTGCCAGCGCATATTACCGCCGCCACGGCGATGGATGCGCTTACTCATGCTGTTGAAGCGTATACTTGCATGGCCAAGAACCCGCTAAGCGACGCCTACGCCTTTTCCGCCGTCAAGAAAATCAGCGAGCACTTGCTGGAAGTGATGGACAACCCGAAAGATCCGCAAGGGCGTCTGGAGTTGGCGCAAGCTTCAACTATGGCGGGCATCGCTTTCTCCAACTCCATGGTGGGGTTGGTGCATGCGTTGGGACATGCTCTGGGAGTTATTTGCCATTTGCCTCATGGAATGTGCATGAGTCTGTTCCTGCCTTATGTGCTGGAATACAACCTGCGTAAAGGCAAAATTCGCGAGCCATTGGCGGAGTTGTTGCTGCCATTGGCGGGAGCGCGAGTGTACGCCAATACGCCGCCGGAACAACGGGCGAGACGGGCCGTAGCCGCGATTAGAGAGTTGCGCGATGAGCTGTTCGAACGCTGCAAGCTGCCGCGCACACTGAAAGAAACCGGTAAGGTCAGTCTGGACCTGCTGCCGAAAATCGCGGATGTAGCGATGGATGACGGGTCTATTATCTTCAATCCGGCGGAAGCGGATTTTGAGGAAGTCTTGGAAGTGCTGAAGAGCGCTTGGGACGATATGTAA
- a CDS encoding helix-turn-helix domain-containing protein — protein MSAFGAKLRELREARRLSQLELSLEAEVSARHISFMETGRSKPSREMVLHMGRILGVDMATTNSLLTLAGYSQVFGERRLDAASMAPVRKALEQLMCSHMPYPAIVLDRHYNLIQANAAQLFLMQRLMAAGMAISETPNFMKVFLARDGLRSFVDDWELLACHMLQRVWREHTLEAGSAEDEAFVEELLSIEGIPSDWKRRNLESLDSLVINVNINLDGVKLRMFSSISSFGAPLDITVRDIRIEHFFLLDDATEAYWRTHCEGL, from the coding sequence ATGAGCGCATTTGGCGCGAAGTTACGGGAACTGAGAGAAGCTCGCCGGCTCAGCCAGCTTGAGCTTTCTCTGGAAGCGGAGGTCTCTGCGCGGCATATCAGCTTTATGGAAACGGGACGATCTAAGCCCAGTAGGGAAATGGTGCTGCATATGGGGCGGATATTGGGAGTGGACATGGCGACCACTAACAGTCTTTTAACGCTGGCCGGGTACAGTCAGGTGTTTGGCGAGAGGCGCTTGGACGCGGCGTCGATGGCTCCGGTGCGCAAGGCCTTGGAGCAGTTGATGTGTTCCCATATGCCTTACCCCGCCATAGTGCTGGATCGGCATTACAATCTGATTCAGGCGAACGCCGCCCAGCTATTTTTGATGCAACGGCTTATGGCGGCGGGGATGGCGATTAGCGAAACGCCGAACTTCATGAAGGTCTTCCTGGCGCGGGATGGGTTACGGTCTTTTGTTGATGACTGGGAATTACTGGCCTGCCATATGCTGCAACGTGTCTGGCGTGAGCATACGCTGGAGGCCGGATCTGCGGAGGATGAAGCGTTTGTTGAGGAGTTGTTGAGCATCGAAGGCATTCCTTCCGACTGGAAAAGGCGCAATCTGGAGAGTCTGGATAGTCTTGTTATCAACGTCAATATCAATCTTGATGGCGTGAAGCTGAGAATGTTCAGCTCGATTTCCAGCTTTGGCGCGCCCTTGGATATTACGGTCAGGGATATTCGCATAGAGCATTTCTTTCTGCTGGATGACGCGACAGAAGCCTACTGGCGCACACATTGTGAAGGGCTTTAG
- a CDS encoding putative nucleotidyltransferase substrate binding domain-containing protein → MSDSSPDNAPNGFSRTLLPEASGEVNAIPQNIRSLMNFLRAFVPFKQMDDAPLATLLEKSSIEFFPANAPIIGPEDGAPEKFYIVKQGYIVGERDSHRHANEHPTFDIGPGSCFPVAALLGERPTRTLHKAQEDTFCITCNKEHFSRMLAICPVFRDFCLRGVSSLLDQVNRQIQAQAQSTLGEDYSLNTPLSQFIDRQAVHCEPTLSIRKAVRIMDERGVGSMVVTDANRKPVGIFTLRDLRRFIADPGADLDAPISSCMNADPISLSPDATAFEAALIMAKHHFAHVLIAENDKLLGVVSERDLFSLQRVNLVHIARTLANAPSVDALAALQSDVARLAETMIAHGASAEQLNHIVTLLNDYSTRQVIRLIIKEQGDPGVAFSWITFGSAGRREQTLLTDQDNGIIFELEDSRLWESARQRLLPLAARINAALDQCGFTLCKGNIMAGNPKLCLSAQEWEQRFNGFIDAATPQNVLNSCIFFDMRTQWGDATLAADMFAPIRRRIQQHTLFQRMLATAALEHRPPLGLFKGFVTRKEHGQEGVDLKKQGLTPFVDAARVLSLAHGVEAANTIYRLRQLSEANVLETRDARAWEEAFDFIQLLRLRHHLHCKREGKELTNLVAPNALNDLDQRILKEACRQAQRLQRKLAWSYQL, encoded by the coding sequence ATGTCCGATTCATCCCCTGACAATGCGCCAAACGGTTTTTCCCGCACGTTGCTGCCGGAAGCCTCCGGCGAAGTTAACGCTATCCCTCAGAACATTCGCTCCCTGATGAACTTTCTGCGCGCGTTCGTTCCTTTCAAGCAGATGGACGACGCCCCCCTGGCGACCCTGCTGGAAAAATCCAGTATCGAGTTTTTCCCGGCCAACGCCCCTATCATCGGACCGGAAGACGGCGCGCCGGAAAAATTCTATATCGTGAAGCAGGGATATATCGTCGGAGAGCGCGACAGCCACCGTCACGCCAATGAACACCCTACCTTCGACATTGGTCCCGGCTCCTGTTTTCCTGTGGCGGCGCTGCTTGGCGAGCGCCCAACCCGCACGTTGCATAAAGCGCAGGAAGACACTTTCTGCATCACCTGCAACAAAGAACACTTTTCCCGCATGCTGGCGATCTGCCCTGTATTCCGTGACTTCTGTCTGCGCGGAGTCAGCAGTCTGCTGGATCAGGTGAACCGCCAGATACAGGCGCAAGCGCAGTCGACCCTGGGCGAAGACTATTCCCTCAACACACCGCTAAGTCAGTTTATCGACCGCCAGGCGGTTCACTGCGAACCAACGCTGAGTATTCGCAAGGCGGTGAGAATCATGGATGAACGCGGCGTCGGCTCCATGGTGGTGACGGACGCCAACCGCAAACCTGTTGGCATATTTACCTTAAGAGATTTGCGTCGTTTTATCGCCGATCCTGGAGCGGACCTGGACGCGCCCATTTCCAGCTGCATGAACGCAGACCCAATATCCTTATCGCCGGACGCCACCGCCTTTGAAGCTGCGCTAATCATGGCGAAACACCACTTCGCTCATGTTCTGATTGCAGAGAATGACAAGCTGCTGGGCGTCGTTTCCGAGCGCGATCTGTTTTCCCTGCAGCGGGTAAACCTGGTGCACATCGCTCGAACTCTGGCCAACGCGCCGTCCGTAGACGCTCTGGCGGCGTTGCAGAGCGATGTGGCGCGTCTGGCGGAAACCATGATCGCCCACGGCGCCAGCGCCGAGCAGCTCAACCATATCGTGACGCTGTTGAATGACTACAGCACCCGTCAGGTGATCCGATTGATCATCAAAGAACAAGGCGACCCTGGCGTAGCGTTTAGCTGGATCACATTCGGCAGCGCCGGCAGACGCGAGCAAACCCTGTTGACGGACCAGGATAACGGCATCATCTTCGAGCTGGAGGATTCACGCCTGTGGGAGTCCGCCCGTCAGCGCCTATTACCCTTGGCCGCCCGTATCAACGCGGCTCTGGACCAGTGCGGCTTTACGCTCTGTAAGGGCAATATCATGGCCGGTAACCCCAAGCTGTGTCTGAGCGCGCAGGAATGGGAGCAGCGTTTCAATGGCTTTATCGACGCCGCCACGCCGCAGAACGTGCTCAACTCGTGCATTTTCTTCGATATGAGAACGCAATGGGGCGACGCCACGCTGGCCGCCGACATGTTTGCGCCCATTCGCCGCCGCATCCAACAACACACCTTATTTCAACGCATGCTGGCGACGGCGGCGTTGGAACACCGGCCTCCACTCGGGCTATTCAAAGGTTTCGTCACCCGCAAAGAACATGGCCAGGAGGGTGTGGACCTGAAAAAGCAGGGACTGACGCCCTTTGTCGACGCCGCCCGAGTCTTATCCCTCGCACACGGAGTGGAGGCCGCCAACACCATTTACCGTCTGCGCCAGCTCAGCGAAGCCAATGTCCTGGAAACCCGGGATGCGCGCGCCTGGGAAGAAGCATTCGACTTCATCCAACTGCTGCGCCTGCGCCATCACCTGCACTGCAAGCGGGAAGGCAAGGAACTGACCAACCTGGTGGCGCCCAACGCGCTCAACGACCTCGATCAGCGTATTCTGAAGGAAGCGTGCCGTCAGGCCCAACGACTACAAAGGAAGCTCGCCTGGAGTTATCAATTATGA
- a CDS encoding WG repeat-containing protein, with the protein MLKRGLSCCALVVLLAISLCSRVWAAPSVVDVSTLQCEIKDSAPRCDDKIQFDMGYEQELREGRCRYRSLEGLPVGDRWFDRCVDGFIGAYAQVCLVGQMGRLGCGAINHSGEIVIPLVYDRIEITPHSAIVAVNYNGKWGFFNLDEDRLLLAPQFSRITSFSEGLAYVETETEDITEPGWIINEQGLRVASVPRKIQVAGRFSDGLAPARSDTLWGYINSKGEWAISPQFYYAGEFSSGYATVLAIDKPQQWAIIDVSGAGALFFEGDQHRVGEVVGSAVAVTFDCESEPAVATSVRCKRMCLELSNPEPKAACTKVLETR; encoded by the coding sequence ATGCTGAAGAGGGGCTTATCCTGTTGCGCTCTGGTCGTCCTGCTGGCGATCAGCTTATGCTCTCGGGTATGGGCGGCGCCGTCTGTCGTGGATGTTTCCACTTTGCAGTGCGAAATTAAAGATAGCGCGCCTCGTTGCGACGATAAGATTCAGTTCGATATGGGGTATGAGCAAGAGCTGCGTGAAGGTCGCTGCCGATATCGTTCCCTGGAGGGGCTGCCAGTCGGAGATCGTTGGTTTGATCGCTGTGTTGACGGCTTTATCGGCGCCTATGCGCAGGTATGTCTGGTTGGACAGATGGGGCGCTTGGGTTGTGGAGCCATAAACCATAGCGGTGAGATCGTTATTCCGCTGGTGTATGACCGTATAGAAATCACTCCGCATAGCGCGATAGTCGCCGTCAACTACAACGGTAAATGGGGATTTTTCAACCTGGATGAAGATCGCTTGCTATTAGCCCCTCAGTTTTCCCGCATCACCAGTTTCAGTGAAGGTTTAGCCTATGTGGAAACGGAGACTGAGGACATTACTGAGCCTGGCTGGATTATAAATGAGCAGGGCTTACGCGTGGCTTCCGTGCCGCGCAAGATTCAGGTTGCGGGCCGTTTTTCCGATGGTCTGGCTCCAGCACGCTCGGATACGTTATGGGGATATATCAACAGTAAGGGCGAATGGGCTATATCTCCCCAGTTTTATTACGCCGGAGAGTTTTCTTCCGGCTATGCGACAGTGTTGGCGATAGACAAGCCGCAGCAGTGGGCGATTATTGATGTATCTGGCGCCGGAGCCCTTTTTTTTGAAGGTGACCAACACAGAGTGGGGGAAGTTGTCGGCTCCGCTGTGGCGGTGACCTTTGACTGCGAAAGCGAGCCGGCGGTCGCGACCAGTGTCCGTTGTAAACGTATGTGCCTGGAATTGAGCAATCCCGAACCGAAAGCCGCCTGCACAAAAGTGCTTGAGACTCGCTGA